Genomic window (Arachis hypogaea cultivar Tifrunner chromosome 13, arahy.Tifrunner.gnm2.J5K5, whole genome shotgun sequence):
gtggacaaatcaggtgaagaaaaaattccagaaaataaaacaattgctgaaattatcaaaaaatccacccaagataaaaaatattatgtaatttataatggccccatgaaaggagtatatgatgcctgggaaaaagcagcaccatttacacatcaatcaaggataattcataaaggagggtttttaacactggaagaagcaaaggaatctttcagggaatatgaagctcttcatccagagcaaaccctaaaaagagcagataaagctccaattcaaacccagagaacagggataataagaaacattcctacaagggctgaaatcaaagaaaagaaaagggtctgtagatcaaatctcagagaaacccttaatataGTCCTGAACTGGACTGAAGAAAGAAgagcaattttgggatattatcctattgccaaagaacagctaacaaagctggttatatttccagatgcatccccatcggacacctatcagtttttccagtatggattaattgatacaattttaatttttaatgatctaaaaattattagtgagtttcctgcaggattcgttgatgcagtgaagagatttaaaaatatgattgacaacgtaaatccaagggatatatccctaaaatttacgaacagtcaacctatttttaacgaagaagaagaatgcttggttccagcacaccaagtaatattcatgtccgtcttcccaggaaattttcaaccaattgatcaagttcaagatttaacaatctacagtcatgaaggaaggctagccagcacactagcaagggtcttcgaaagaactcaaaagataacaagggaatctcacacaagaattaattataaaagcagaaatactttgcttgtgtctagtaaaaggaatgaaattgaagaaagagagatgagactcttagtggaatttgaatcagcattctacaacttatctggactcttagaaaagctccctaaagggataaagaggaatctctgctatttgataaaagacagagaagaccacaagtgccagctatgcgtCTCAGAgctatctgaagaaagcaataataaaacggaatcaacccacatgataaaggaagaagacaacgcatctgaaggtcacataatgaaagaggaagacagcacatctgaagcatctctcaacattattgcatagtgacgtaagcgcttaggtcatagagcaccaacaatgtagctggtgcaagataataaacaatgacgtaagcaatgacgtcataagaagggtaaggatgggaattgtccatcagacccaaccattataaataggttgcttaggcaattgtagaaaatatcagaaaatagaaagcaggaggctaagagtactcatatgctaggagagcaaggaggaagcagccgaggcgattctatagtctgaagaagaattcccttaaaggaaaaatagttctaaactcccctctggagttagtatttacaatctcccctctggagataaaaacatcttatgtaaaatatactaaataaaggaagtttttctccagaaaggtacatcttcatcctagtctttcatttatgaattatttagaaagtttagaattaacagaagaatctgattattatagattaactgctttattagataatgaaaaacaggctgttctaaaaacataattaaatctcaaatcaaatgaaaattttaataaacaaaaccttttaaaagaagtttttaatagaaaaaatataatatactatggaaaaattcaacttgaagcccctataaagataaaatccgccaatggagaacttgaaatagctttaataaatgatgaagaattaagtaaacagattggaaaaattaaggatcaacaaaaaaaaatctaaaattggatggattcatattagtactatacaagtcttaatcaaatctacatatatgaaaggaattaattcaccaataagcttagcaatctgtgacaaaagaattactgatgacccaatagatcaaataattggaattgttcatggaaacttggcaaacgtaaatgttaaattcaatgcccatcttgggtatgctatacctttatcaactgaaaatcttggaagatctataagtttggcttataaatttcacagaaagaatctaatgaaacaagatgatgaaccattttcaattacatatgcaataaattatgctttaacaaatagccatcatagtataatatttaaaaacagagaaagaatttatgtcgatgaattatttcagaaaattgtaaaaacagaaataccaaaatataaagctattgaaaacccagttctattattaaaagaaccatcagaaaaattattttcatcaaattttcaaataagagaatctaaaattaatagccctttaagtttatctaagttaaagattaaagaagaaaattcagaaataaaagaatattataaactaaaacaagattaaaaactataaaaatgaaatcacaatatacatcaaggactagtaaaaaattgaataaaaatggtaaaatttggtatcagagccaagttaacgattaagggtaacactttttctttaagcaacacttttagtgacacACTTTTCAACTACAAAAAGACAAAAATCTGTACACCCACATCTGTACACTATAAGGccccttttttttattgaaacttATATATGTACTTTCGACTTCATACTCTAACTCACATGGCTAAGAGAAGAAGTAAATTACTATCTTTCTGTATTTTACAATTCAGCTAACAGCTATATTGACTACGTGTTACTGTTTTGGCGACttgattttaataaatattaaaatatctaaaagtatAATTAAGAGTGTTAGAAAATGGTATGGTAAAATTTAATTTATGTCCCAATCTGAACGTGTGTCAACTTCATCAATATCTTAATctcttaaaaaatatcaattaaggGTCCACGCTAATAATTTTCTAACACATCTCACTGCACCACCGTCCACGTGGCACCGGTGGTCCCAATGCACAACATAGAAAATATTTCCCTTCTTTTTATTCCAGTTCTACCCACACACCAAAATTCAAAGGACATGTAGCAgctatctattttttttaatcatttgaGATTTTGTCATATAGATCGTGCATCTTATATATGTACCTCTATGTCATTTCATTTGTTGGGTATATCATCACTTTTCAGATTGCAGTAATCTGTTAGTGGTGTTTATGGTCGGATGAATTAGGATTTGATTCGGTTCATATTCCATTCTAAATTATAATTGGATAACTCATATCTAATCTTAAAATCGACAAAGTTTTTATACTCTTGgtcacactttttttttttaaaacagggTTTGGGCTAAACCCGGAGTTGAACTAAGGGAAAAAAAAATCTATCATCACTTATCAGTACTAAAATCAACATATTTACCTATTTAAAcaccatatataatatatattcaaataataaatCTAAATAATATCATCAGCatacaaaaaaaagtaaaatattgattttgttgggaataagacaccattcccccttgagaaaacacctttgacagagaaataaaatagacacaatcacaacacaagaatttaacgtggaaactccaattaccggagaaaaaaccacggccattgtcaaatgacaaccagagaatatcactatgtgaaaattgttacaacacatagatttttttctctcaccggcacccgagtacacccacactctctcaaagaaaatatctaactacacctcacaacactctttAATAAAGAGTACagatgaaaagaaaaatcagatacaagcttaaagtgtttctgactggtgcaaaaacaaatggagaacttagcctcatatttatagcctaggccacccactccatttgctatcctgagcaatgtgggactaattcaaccaaatcctaacaatctccaccttgattgaaatagtcacacatcttcagcttccattgtcaacaccgacaattctttgctgtcattgtctataccgacaatcatagttcagagaactatcatactccaccatgaaagtatactcacttggaattagaccactcaaAGCATTtcaccttggtacagatcgaaaccttgctgaaaattcatggtgcaacttccaaattggcttttcctggaagttcttcagccatcgacctaactccgccacacaccttgcatctcaacgccaaccaatgcccgtgtgcaattgtggacccgattgccacaacttatccttatccatggcagtgcggtaataccatgaggatacttcttgtcttctagagaacatcatcttctctcatagagagagcaaccagagatcttctccttcaacgccttgtgcaaacctgattgtatcaacacatccttgacttgtatttgccacaagccaaaattgattcttccatcaaatttctctatttcaagcttcacagcacttgaatatcctgacattgttgcaaccatatactggaatagtataacgcaaccgtgcactaggaagggtccccaggaaagagaggtgggtcacaatggacacacttaaataccaagtctttccttagccagaacctttccaaactgcactctcacagtgtcacactgccttccagcaacaacaacagcaaccaaagatcaacctcaagtcacaggacaaaattcttttctgatgtggaaggtcagactaggctgcaaccacagagcatactaagaataaatcccaccaaaccgaagctctgataccacttgttgggaataagacaccattcccccttgagaaaacacctttgacagagaaataaaatagacacaatcacaacacaagaatttaacgtggaaactccaattaccggagaaaaaaccacggccattgtcaaatgacaaccagagaatatcactatgtgaaaattgttacaacacatagacttctttctctcaccggcaccccagtacacccacactctctcaaagcaaatatctaactacacctcacaacactctctaataaagagtacaaaagaaaagaaaaatcagatacaagcttaaagtgtttctgactggtgcaaaaacaaatggagaacttagcctcatatttatagcctaggccacccactccatttgctatcatgagtaatgtgggactaattcaaccaaatcctaacagatTTTGTCCTTAATATTTGAGGTAAGTTCTAAAGTTGTTCATAatgtttaaatcgtcttatttaagtctttaacgttttaaaattgactcaatattgtcctgccgttagggttctattaacagaattgacggtgggacaaaattgagatgattttgaaacattagagacttaaataggacgaaaatattggggacaaaaataatacatataaataaattttaattttattcttcactaatatcaatcttttattgtacatagttattcaattattttttaatcatatataaataaattacacttaatcacattactttgattttaaataaatttatttttttataattttactcttaaaattttttactcattatgaaatatttgtaaaatgactagaATCACATTACTTTGCGTGGGCATATGCCGTCGACTTATCCACGAAGAGTGTGGTACCCAACAAACAAAAGATGTGACACCTAACATAGCGCATAACAGACTCTCATGTGTCCAAAGGCTGTGTGTCTCTAATATGGCGAACCCATGAAAGATTTATCTAATTCTTGGAGGAACTGCTCAATTGGGGTTCACTGCCGAATATCGCAAGGTTCTGCGTGATCAAGAAGTCGTGACTGCTATCGGTCAAACCAGTCACAACTTCTTCGTCGATTGGTAGGCCGAATATGTATAACATGTCCTCCAGTGTCACTGTAATCTCACCCACTGATATTACAAACATATGTGTCTTCGGCCGCCACCTTTCCACAAGAGCAGCTAGCATCGCAGAATATCCTCTGATTATTCCAAGTCCAACTATCGAGAGCTGGTAAAATTCGGTGGTCCGTAAGACTTGATCACCATCCGGATGCCACGTCTCTGGTTGGTCAAGCTTATGGGGCAAAAGATTCCTATTAACCTGATAAAGTTCAACTCACAAAAAGAAATTTAATAAACAGTAATACGAATAAATTAATAACTTCTTATTACTCACATCTATATTCTTTGTTAGTTTCACTATCTATAACATATAACTATATATTATTGGCtcacaaaatatatatttacaaaatataaaataccatattttaataaataataaaaaatatatattaatttagaaaaaaaattaacattaattgtaatttatattaatatttaacattacacgtaaaataatataatacccaaataaataataataaactactaaattaatgttaactaagtaattactaataaattaaacaaaaataacaaacttacataattaggatGTCCCAAATAACTGACCACATGATCTTCAGGAGACGTATAGTTACGTACCATTTTGAGTATTCTAATCTCACTCTCAACTTTTTTTGAACAAAAGAGCTCAACACAAGAAAGTGGAGCAGCAAGATCTTCAACAGTCTCAAAGCCAAAATACAAAATCCAAAAATTAGCACCAACAAACCATCCCTTATGTTATCTCCAACATTGCCATcaacaataaaaaggatccaagttaCACCAATCCCTGTGTTAGTATTGCAAGTGTGAGAAGTATTGAAGTTAGTcacacatcaaagaaagcaaggaagagtgagtagtttataagatgagagacccattaatttgacaccttaaggttttgagttggatgtggtgtcttctcatcttatgttctcttacttgattcctccccgaattctctccggtggtcgagagctctccacggttggcctaacaagtggtatcagagccgatggtttaATAGCTCTGGTTTTAAGGGGTATTCAAGGTGAAGTATCGAAAGTCTTCCCGACAAAGGTGGTTCGGGCGGCGTGTCCCGCGGTGTTTTGCGGCGGTGTGATGGATAAATACCCGTGGTGGAGGAGCTAGAAAGAGGGGGAGTTGACgcttgatgtggaggctcacacttgacaccttaaggttttgagttggatgtggtgtcttctcatcttatctgtGGAACACTGCTTCTACTCTTGAATCCTTGTCATTAAAGATCCGTTCTTTCAATGAACTCGGAATAACCCACTGCCTCCCAAGGTCAGATAGCCAAGGACCCTACACCTGCCAGGTAAATTCGCAACCAAGAAACAAGTGATAGATATGTTCAACACCTTTTTTACACAATACACACGTGATCACCCTGGATAATAATTCCTAGCCTATACAACCTTTCTTTGGTATTCACTTTGCCTATCAGAATAAACCAAACAAATAACTCCACTCGTGGTGGAACCAAGCCTTTCCATACTGTTTTAGTAAAACTGTAGCTGGAGATGTCCTCAAAAAGTGTTTTTGCTTGCATcacctgcacaaaagagttagttgaaaagatCCCTTCCTTGTCAAACTTCCAAAAAACTAACTCAAAATCCTAAGTATCAGATAGTGAAAATCCCACCCTCATTTTATTTAACAATGAAAGGTAACCCTAAATCTCCAACCCCACCACCTCCCAACAATACATGAGCAATGAGCCCCACCACCCTCTTAGTATAGACGGGTGCGCTACCAACCTCCCCTCCCACCATTAATGACGCTTGTTTCCGGAGGGGGCCTGCCTCCTGCATGCCGACATGGGACAACACGCATCTCGCGTGCTGCTACATGCTAGACAAGTGGCGCAGCGACATCAACACGCAACTTGCGTGCTACCTTGGTGGCATGCACGTGTCGTAGCATCCTCAACTTGCATTCTACGTGTTGCTTGGTTGGCCTGCGTGATCCTTGGATAAAGACACCTTCGCTTGATGAGTTAAGTATGTATGGTTGCCTCTTGTCTCTTGCCCTCTCGCATGGACAGCACGTCAGTACGCAAACTACGTGGTAAACAATACGGGATCTACATGATTGCCAACATATTTGACGGCTCCATAATTCTAAAAATCACGCCAACCCAGTATTTAAAGAAAACACCATTGTTCtctatgtaaaaaataatttctgatatttttaactattaatctttattataaaatatacgcaataaataaaattacttgAATACGAATATTCTTAAAACACCAACAAAATTTCctgtaatataaattataagagGTGAGCGACATACTAGTTAATTAATGGCACATATATATATAGGGTAACCTTAAAGGCTTAAAGGATTGGTGAATGAATGAATACAGTGACATTTAAGTAACTCTTGGAAGAGTGTATGAGGCCAAAACTGCTGCAGGTGAGTGTAATAATGTCATCCAAATCCGGCATTGCAATTTGTGTGTGAATTCAAAGTGTCATGGTGCAGTTGGTGGTGATGGCGCAGTATTATTAGAGTGGTATTAGGGGCAGGCAATAAAGTCATTTCACCTCGTATTCATTCCCATTTGGGTCTATTCACCTTTGCTTCTAAATTTAGGATTAGctctgttttttttatttctttatccttGTTTGTTCTTTCCCAAAATTGGAGGGGTGTTATGGTAAAACCACATGAgccaaataaaataagaaaaaacacaTTACCAAATCTGATAGCTGGGATTTATGGCTGTGTTCACTTCTGATTGGGAGCAGCAAAATGGAATGCCATTTTATTATATAATCCTTTTGCACCCCTTTCTCTTGAACCTTCTTCCCAAGACCCATCTCATCTATCTATCTCTCTATCCCCAccatcaccattcaccaccaaACCCACTTCCAAGGATAAACCCAATAACATCAAATTCCtctctttttattatttgtaatttttattaacaaaagaaaacaagTGAAGCTATTGAGGTAGGTTTTTCtattgttatatacttatatacttcggtccaaataaaaaaaaaagcatttacTGTTTCTATGTTCATTAGTTTATGTTCAGATGTTGCTTTTGTTGCAACTTTGCAATTGGTCTTGTCTCAGTGAAACTAAGTGGATTGATTCACTTTCAGGAACAGGAACATAGGAACCGGTTGCCGTTAGTTTCCATGACTTTTTGATGCTTATGTGATTCAAACCACACAACTTATCTTTTCATTACTTCCATTCCTTCAcacccctctttttttttttttttttatattcaattttcctgttccttttttgtatttttttggttTCTCCATGTTCCCTTGCTTGATCTCTTGCTGATTTTGAGGCACCATACTTCACAATTCATAGTTCTAACTTCTAAGTAACTCTCTCAAGTTAGTATCTATCTATATAAGATATTTTTAGTTTCCTTTATTACCCCTTGGATCTCTAGAATTCTCTTTCTTCttataagaaaaagaaatgttttattttatttattttattttggccttgttttatttatttgttgctcTGATGAACAGGAATTGGGCTGAAAGCGAGAATTGTGAGAAGTTTTGTGTGATCTGAGGAGTTGGGTGTGAAGAAAATCATCAAAAGATTCAAGCTTTGAAGCTGAAAAATGGAGTCAGATCTTCACCGGCACCCTCCCATGTTCCtggatcaccaccaccaccaccaccaccaccaccatcaccagcAGAtgaacaccaccaccaccaacaacaacaGCAATTCTTCGGGGCTAACGAGGTTCCGATCGGCACCAAGTTCGTATTTTTCTAGCATCATTGACAAGGAATTCTACGAAAGCATCTTCAACAAACCTTCAAGCCCAGAAACTGAGAAAATCCTCGCACGCTTCATGAATAGCCTTGCAAATGATGAACCTGAAGATGATTCATTACTTGGAGTAGCAGctgctactactactactaataataataataataataaaaatctgtCACCGCCACAACAAGTAGTTCAGCAAATCTCGCAAGTGAAGGAAGAAGAGATTAGTATTAATACCATTAATACCAATAATACCCTTCAGCCTCAGCCTTTGCCTTCTTCAATGAATAATGAATCATTGGTGCAGCAACCACAGCAGCAGATGAATAGTATGAGTAACAATAATTATGGATCTTTGAGTGGTAATAATCCTCCAACTCAGAGTTTTTATCAAAGTTCAGGAAGACCACCTTTGCCGAATCAGATGAAAACTGGTCGTGGAAATGCTTCTAATCTTATTAGGCATGGTAGTTCACCTGCTGGATTCTTTTCAAACCTGAACATTGAAGGTATGTACTGCAACAATTTtaacttttttcttattttcattaataaaaaataaaactttccTTTTTGGGTATAGTATGTGGGGTGTTGGTATGTCTAATTTTTTTCCCCTCCCATCTTTTTTGGAGACCAAAATTTTCTTCTCTGTTTGTTTATCCTTTCTAATTTCCCATAAAGGGAAAAAAGATTATGAAATTACTCGAATAGAATTAtctctaataattaaaaaaaaatcttgtgAAGTTGAATTGTCTTTGTAAATAATCCTAATTGGAGACAATTAGTCTAAATCAAATCAGATTGGATTAATAAGGGTCAAAGTAAAACTACCCAAAAGTGAAATTCTGTTATAGACACATTTTTGTTGTTAGAGCAAGTGAAAAACATAATTATTGTCGTCTTAGACTTTTGTGTATCTTTGTTTTGTGCTAGTTTTAGACTTGATCTTTTTTGCATAATCTTTTACTTTGTCACTTAAAAATATCCAATGATAATGACACTGAACAAtcctaatttgtttttatttttattttttcaggcTATGCTGCTTTAAGAGGCATGGGAACTATGGGAGCTGCTGCTAGCAACACTAGTGAGGATGCAAATTTTTCTCCGGTGGCGAGGTTGAAGAATCCACCAACCTTTTCATCCTCTGGACTAATGACTCCAATAGCTGAAATCAGGAGCACATCCAATACAATAAACAATCCAGAGAGTGCTGAAGCCTTTGCAGAAAGCCAGAGCAGCGATTTTATGTCAGGTTTAACCGTTGGTTCTTGGGacgattcttcttcttcgatgatGTCCGACAACATTGCTGGTCGGAAAAGGTTCAGAGACGAAGATGTGAAACCATTTGCCGGGGCGAATGTGGCCGACACTCAGGTTAAGGTACAGTACTTTTATAGCTATGTTAATGTTGGTATATAGGTTACAAACTTGGCTCTCAAGTTAGCTTACATAATGAGACAATTTTAATATGTAATTTTCACTTGATGACttgtaaaatagttttacattGTGGCAATGCAAATTCAAGGACACATGATGATTTGTTGTAAAATTCTTTCGTTGTATCGATCAGACCGAAGCAGGCCAGGCTCCTGGTGCTCCATTGGCTCACCAGTTGAGTATGCCAAACACATCATCGGAAATAGCAGCCATTGAGAAGTTTCTCCAGTGCTCGGATTCTGTCGTGTGCAAGATTCGTGCCAAGCGGGGCTGTGCTACTCATCCAAGAAGCATTGCAGAGAGGGTAGAACTCACATCCCACTATTTGAActcattttttaaaagttttagatGCCAAATTGGATAGTTCTATGCATAGATACTTCAATTTTGTTCAATTTCTTTCATGACTTGGAAAGCAGCAAAGAAATGATGTTGTCTTGTATGTGAATTACCATTCTCAGGTTAGAAGAACTAAAATTAGTGAGAGAATGAGGAAACTACAGGATCTCGTCCCTAACATGGACAAGGTAAGATATTTGACTTATTGCACGCACGTGCATTGTGGAGGCCATAACTGATCAATGTTctgttctcttttctcttttcagcAAACAAACACAGCAGACATGTTGGACTTGGCTGTTGATTACATCAAAGAACTTCAAAACCAAGTTGAGGTACTAACT
Coding sequences:
- the LOC112736754 gene encoding transcription factor bHLH122, whose protein sequence is MESDLHRHPPMFLDHHHHHHHHHHHQQMNTTTTNNNSNSSGLTRFRSAPSSYFSSIIDKEFYESIFNKPSSPETEKILARFMNSLANDEPEDDSLLGVAAATTTTNNNNNNKNLSPPQQVVQQISQVKEEEISINTINTNNTLQPQPLPSSMNNESLVQQPQQQMNSMSNNNYGSLSGNNPPTQSFYQSSGRPPLPNQMKTGRGNASNLIRHGSSPAGFFSNLNIEGYAALRGMGTMGAAASNTSEDANFSPVARLKNPPTFSSSGLMTPIAEIRSTSNTINNPESAEAFAESQSSDFMSGLTVGSWDDSSSSMMSDNIAGRKRFRDEDVKPFAGANVADTQVKTEAGQAPGAPLAHQLSMPNTSSEIAAIEKFLQCSDSVVCKIRAKRGCATHPRSIAERVRRTKISERMRKLQDLVPNMDKQTNTADMLDLAVDYIKELQNQVETLSDSQAKCTCAHKKQQ